In Kitasatospora sp. NBC_00240, the following are encoded in one genomic region:
- a CDS encoding extracellular solute-binding protein: protein MKNRALRTVTLAVAIASLAGTAACGSGGSGGSADKASGPVTIEFWGWAPGYEKSVELFNSTHPGIQVTYSKISPGSKGGYTKMLSAVKAGNAPCVGSVGFETLPTFAAAGALQDATAAAAPFAKEYGASAFAQSGVAGHTYGLPVDIAPMGLIYRKDLFAKFGIHEAPRTWEEYAADAATIHAADPNAYIGYFGNDAYNFAGLAQQAGAKWFATGGEKWSVEVNDAATRKVAAFWQGLIDKKLVKVVPSFDTALYKGMGEGTILSDVNAVWDTPILADSVKQTSGNWAVAPMPVWDAAKPASGNAGGTPNAILKGCAHVKEAVEFAHWFGTDQASVSNLIKETGIYPAALSGLDNPALAEPNPFYGGQKIFDVFRASAAQVDAGFQWGPVMTKTSGALGDGLGKAGAGSTTLEAALADTQAQTVAEMKTQGMGIG from the coding sequence ATGAAGAACCGCGCCCTCAGAACCGTCACCCTCGCCGTGGCGATCGCCTCGCTGGCCGGCACCGCCGCTTGCGGCTCTGGTGGATCGGGCGGGTCCGCAGACAAGGCGTCCGGGCCGGTGACCATCGAGTTCTGGGGTTGGGCCCCGGGCTACGAGAAGTCGGTGGAGTTGTTCAACTCCACGCACCCGGGCATCCAGGTGACCTACAGCAAGATCTCGCCCGGTTCCAAGGGTGGTTACACGAAGATGCTGAGTGCGGTGAAGGCGGGCAACGCCCCGTGTGTGGGGTCGGTCGGGTTCGAGACCCTCCCCACCTTCGCCGCGGCCGGCGCCCTGCAGGACGCGACGGCCGCTGCCGCGCCGTTTGCGAAGGAGTACGGGGCGTCGGCGTTCGCGCAGTCCGGGGTGGCCGGGCACACCTACGGCCTGCCGGTGGACATCGCGCCGATGGGTCTGATCTACCGCAAGGACCTGTTCGCGAAGTTCGGGATCCACGAGGCGCCGAGGACGTGGGAGGAGTACGCGGCCGACGCCGCGACGATCCACGCGGCGGACCCGAACGCCTACATCGGCTATTTCGGCAACGACGCCTACAACTTCGCGGGTCTCGCGCAGCAGGCGGGCGCGAAGTGGTTCGCCACCGGCGGTGAGAAGTGGTCGGTGGAGGTGAACGATGCGGCGACGAGGAAGGTCGCCGCGTTCTGGCAGGGCCTGATCGACAAGAAGCTGGTGAAGGTGGTGCCGAGCTTCGACACCGCCCTCTACAAGGGCATGGGCGAGGGCACGATCCTCTCCGACGTCAACGCGGTGTGGGACACCCCGATCCTGGCCGACAGCGTCAAGCAGACCTCCGGCAACTGGGCGGTGGCGCCGATGCCGGTCTGGGACGCGGCCAAGCCCGCCTCCGGGAACGCCGGCGGCACCCCCAACGCGATCCTGAAGGGCTGCGCGCACGTGAAGGAGGCGGTGGAGTTCGCGCACTGGTTCGGCACGGACCAGGCCAGCGTCAGCAACCTGATCAAGGAGACCGGTATCTACCCGGCGGCGCTCTCCGGCCTGGACAACCCGGCGCTGGCCGAGCCCAACCCGTTCTACGGCGGCCAGAAGATCTTCGACGTGTTCAGGGCGAGCGCAGCCCAGGTCGATGCCGGTTTCCAGTGGGGGCCGGTGATGACCAAGACCTCCGGTGCGCTCGGTGACGGCCTGGGCAAGGCCGGCGCCGGCAGCACCACCCTGGAGGCGGCGCTGGCCGACACCCAGGCCCAGACGGTCGCGGAGATGAAGACCCAGGGCATGGGGATCGGCTGA
- a CDS encoding extracellular solute-binding protein yields MRTPSAPRRMLAALAALSAFACVASCGSTVPQGGQPATITFWGWAPGYQEAVAQFNATHPGVHVEFQKIAPGSRGGYAAVLTAVKDGTAPCLVQMGYESLPSFAAEGALLPIGQKVLAERVNYSETAWKQSSVAGEVYGFPLDLGPMALYYRRDVYARYGLKPEATWQEFAADAARLRQAAPGHHLTAFTPDDPWWFAALTAQAGGSWFDVKGSTWKVNTTSPNSTKVTAFWQDLLDKDLAKTEKAYSDELFADLRNGTVAALPAPVWFSGLLTQNAASAAGQWAVAPMPRWDADDASGFDGGSATAIIKGCNAAGPALEFANWLGSDRRSLEILVDKAGIYPAAVTADTLPALNRPDPYFGNQVIFDVFRKAQGSTNWTWGPVMNETSAALSAELTKAATDRTPLRTALQAARERTIDAMRGKGIDVTAD; encoded by the coding sequence ATGCGTACGCCATCCGCCCCCCGCCGGATGCTCGCCGCTCTCGCGGCGCTCTCCGCCTTCGCCTGCGTGGCGTCCTGCGGATCCACCGTCCCCCAAGGGGGACAGCCTGCCACCATCACGTTCTGGGGCTGGGCCCCCGGCTATCAGGAGGCCGTGGCGCAGTTCAACGCCACCCATCCCGGTGTGCACGTCGAGTTCCAGAAGATCGCACCGGGAAGCCGGGGCGGCTACGCCGCAGTCCTGACGGCCGTCAAGGACGGCACGGCCCCGTGCCTCGTCCAGATGGGTTATGAATCCCTGCCGAGCTTCGCCGCCGAAGGCGCCCTCCTGCCGATCGGCCAGAAAGTCCTCGCTGAGCGCGTCAACTACAGCGAGACCGCCTGGAAGCAGAGTTCCGTCGCGGGTGAGGTCTACGGGTTCCCTCTCGACCTCGGCCCGATGGCCCTCTACTACCGAAGGGACGTGTACGCCCGGTACGGCCTGAAACCGGAGGCCACCTGGCAGGAGTTCGCGGCAGACGCCGCCAGGCTGCGACAGGCCGCGCCGGGGCACCACCTGACCGCGTTCACACCCGACGACCCCTGGTGGTTCGCCGCCCTCACCGCCCAGGCCGGCGGCAGCTGGTTCGACGTCAAGGGCTCCACCTGGAAGGTGAACACCACCAGCCCGAACAGCACGAAGGTCACCGCCTTCTGGCAGGACCTCCTCGACAAGGACCTGGCCAAGACCGAGAAGGCCTACAGCGACGAACTGTTCGCCGACCTGCGGAACGGAACGGTCGCGGCCCTACCGGCACCCGTCTGGTTCTCCGGCCTGCTCACCCAGAACGCGGCGAGCGCCGCGGGCCAGTGGGCGGTGGCACCCATGCCCCGCTGGGACGCAGACGACGCGTCCGGGTTCGACGGCGGCTCGGCCACCGCGATCATCAAGGGCTGCAACGCCGCAGGACCCGCCCTGGAGTTCGCCAACTGGCTCGGCAGTGACCGCAGATCCCTGGAGATCCTGGTGGACAAGGCCGGCATCTACCCCGCGGCGGTCACCGCGGACACCCTGCCCGCACTCAACCGACCGGACCCGTACTTCGGCAACCAGGTGATCTTCGACGTCTTCCGCAAAGCGCAGGGAAGCACCAACTGGACCTGGGGTCCGGTGATGAACGAGACGTCCGCCGCCCTGAGCGCCGAACTGACCAAGGCCGCAACCGACCGGACGCCACTACGAACAGCGCTCCAGGCCGCGCGCGAGCGCACCATCGACGCGATGCGAGGCAAGGGAATTGACGTCACCGCCGACTGA
- a CDS encoding ROK family transcriptional regulator, with amino-acid sequence MRQEQRDTTGTGHGSTGTAFLGAGGIMAGYPEAADKASLRRTNLGVVLRHLRESGAQSRTHLAAATGLPKATVSVLVGDLIQRGLVREGELDRAGAVGRPHRMVDLDGRWICGVGAEIGPDHITVLALDLRGTVVHEDRRALNVPALTPQAALREVADLVADCLSAVTDLGMHPIGVTLVTQGSVDAASGTVAVATNFGWRDVRAVHELRARLGRHAPPVLVENDAESGALAEYLAAPGADVRELVYVTGGIGVGGASISGGKLIRGSEIGHMRLDRLDRPCACGRTGCWEVAVGLQAFLDAAADPSDQVHDLSVDLADRLDDLLGRADAREPRTLAALAALADDLALGLGILVDVLNPPRIVLGGYFAVFGRYLVDAAQRVLDNRRITPAPGRVLVTASTLGLSNAARGGAQLALEGIFQDPSDIPLRPEPGTKAPGPADLRPARPLPRTGAGA; translated from the coding sequence GTGAGGCAAGAGCAGCGCGACACCACCGGTACGGGCCACGGCAGTACCGGCACGGCCTTCCTCGGAGCAGGCGGCATCATGGCGGGCTACCCCGAAGCTGCCGACAAGGCCTCGCTGCGCCGCACCAACCTTGGCGTTGTCCTGCGCCACCTGCGCGAGAGCGGTGCGCAGTCGCGCACCCATCTCGCGGCCGCGACCGGCCTGCCCAAGGCGACGGTCTCGGTCCTGGTCGGGGACCTGATCCAGCGCGGACTGGTCCGCGAGGGCGAGCTGGACCGCGCCGGCGCCGTCGGCCGCCCGCACCGGATGGTCGACCTCGACGGCCGCTGGATCTGCGGCGTCGGCGCCGAGATCGGCCCCGACCACATCACCGTCCTCGCCCTCGACCTGCGCGGCACCGTCGTCCACGAGGACCGCCGCGCCCTCAACGTGCCCGCCCTCACCCCGCAGGCCGCCCTGCGCGAGGTCGCCGACCTGGTCGCCGACTGCCTCAGCGCGGTGACCGACCTCGGCATGCACCCCATCGGGGTCACCCTCGTCACCCAGGGGTCGGTGGACGCCGCCTCCGGCACGGTCGCCGTGGCCACCAACTTCGGCTGGCGCGACGTACGGGCGGTCCACGAACTGCGCGCACGGCTCGGACGGCACGCACCGCCCGTCCTCGTCGAGAACGACGCCGAGTCCGGCGCCCTCGCCGAATACCTGGCCGCCCCCGGCGCCGACGTCCGCGAACTCGTCTACGTCACCGGCGGAATCGGCGTCGGCGGCGCCAGCATCTCCGGCGGCAAACTGATCCGCGGCTCCGAGATCGGCCACATGAGGCTCGACCGCCTCGACCGGCCCTGCGCCTGCGGGCGGACCGGATGCTGGGAGGTCGCCGTCGGACTGCAGGCCTTCCTCGACGCCGCCGCGGACCCCTCCGACCAGGTGCACGACCTCTCCGTCGACCTCGCCGACCGACTAGACGACCTGCTCGGCCGAGCCGACGCCCGCGAGCCCCGCACACTCGCCGCCCTCGCCGCCCTCGCCGACGACCTGGCCCTCGGACTCGGCATCCTGGTCGACGTACTCAACCCACCCAGAATCGTCCTCGGCGGCTACTTCGCCGTCTTCGGCCGCTACCTGGTGGACGCGGCGCAGCGGGTCCTCGACAACCGCAGGATCACACCCGCCCCCGGGCGGGTCCTCGTGACCGCCTCCACCCTCGGCCTCTCCAACGCCGCCCGGGGCGGCGCCCAGCTCGCACTCGAAGGCATCTTCCAAGACCCTTCCGACATCCCCCTCAGGCCGGAGCCCGGGACAAAGGCGCCCGGACCCGCTGACCTCCGACCGGCACGTCCCCTCCCCCGTACGGGCGCCGGCGCGTAG